The genomic interval ACAGGACTGTCAGGTTCCGGGAAATCATCTTTAGCTTTTGATACGCTTTATGCAGAAGGACAAAGACGTTACATTGAAAGCTTGTCTTCTTATGCACGTCAATTTTTAGGAAAATTAGACAAACCTGAAACGGATTTTATCAAAGGAATTGCCCCAGCTATTGCGATTCAACAAAAAGTGATTACAAACAATCCAAGATCTACCGTTGGAACAACAACAGAGATATACGATTACCTGAAAATTCTTTTTGCTCGAATTGGAAAAACCTTCTCTCCTATTTCAGGAAACGAGGTCAAGAAAGATTCTGTGACAGATGTCATTAATTATATCACCACTTTAGAAAACGACATTCGACTGTTAATTGCAGCTCCGTTTCCTTCTTTGGAAAAATACGGCATTGAAAAAACATTGAAATTGCTCAAGGAACAAGGATATGTACGCATTTTACACAATCACGAGCTCAAGCAATTGGAAGATCTCAAAGCGACCGATTTAAAATTTTCTGATAATATTCAGATTGTTGTAGACCGAGTTGTTACGCAAGAAATGGATAGCGATTTTTCTGGACGATTGGGAGATTCTATTCAACTTGCATTCATGGAAGGTCATGGAGATTGTTCCATTATTCATGCTGGAACGATGGAGATTCGAACTTTCTCCAACCGCTTCGAATTAGATAATATGACTTTCGTAGAGCCATCTCCTCACCTATTTACATTTAATAATCCTTTTGGAGCTTGTAAAACCTGTGAAGGCTACGGTTCTATCATCGGAGTTGATCCTAATTTGGTGATTCCAGATCCAAGTTTAAGTGTTTTTGAAGGAGCAGTTGTTCCTTGGAAAGGCGATGTAATGAGCGAATATTTACAAGAACTCATACAAAGCGCACGGAAATTTGATTTCCCGATTCACAGACCCGTAGAAGAATTAACGGAAGAACAATTGCAACTTTTGTGGGATGGAAATAAATACTTCGCAGGAATTAATGGATTCTTCAAATTTGTTGAAAGTCAATCCTACAAAATTCAATATCGTGTTTTATTGTCCCGATACCGAGGGAAAACTGGCTGTCCAGAATGTCATGGAACGCGTTTAAGAGAAGATGCAAACTATGTGAAAGTTGGTGGAATCAGTATTAAAGAGTTGGTTTTGATGCCTGTTGAAAATGCTTTGAACTTTTTTCAAACATTAGAAGTTGATCCTTTAGAATTAAAAATTACCAATCGAATTTTACCGGAAATTACGCAACGTCTTTCTTTTTTATGTGAAGTTGGATTGGGATATTTAACTTTAAACAGAGCTGCAAACACCCTTTCAGGAGGAGAATCGCAGCGAATCAACTTAGCAACTTCATTGGGAAGTAGTTTGGTTGGATCAATGTATATTTTAGATGAACCAAGTATCGGCTTGCATCCACGAGACACTGAACGATTAATCGGAGTTTTGAAAAAGTTGCGGGATCTCGGTAATACGGTAATCGTTGTTGAGCACGAAGAAGATATGATGATTCATGCTGATGAAATCATTGATATTGGTCCCGCAGCTGGGAAATTTGGTGGAGAAGTTGTTTTTCAAGGAAAATTCGACGCACTTAAAAAGAACAATACAAGTCTTACCACACAATATTTGACAGGAGTTAGAGAGATTCCTGTTCCAAAGAAACGGAGAATTGGAACCAATAAAATTTCAGTAGTTGGCGCAAAGGAACACAATCTGAAAAACGTTTCTGTTGACTTTCCACTCAACAGAATTGTTGCTGTTACTGGAGTAAGTGGTTCAGGGAAATCTACGCTTGTAAAAGAAATTTTGTATCCCGGAATTCGCAAATACTTAGGTCAATATGGAGATCATCAAGGAAATGTGAAGCGCATTGATGGCGATTTATCTACAATTGCAGAAATCGAACTAATCGATCAAAATCCAATTGGAAAATCTTCTCGAAGTAACCCAGTAACTTATGTCAAAGCATTTGATGATATTCGTGAATTATTCTCGCGTCAAAATGCAGCGAAACACAATGGATACAAACCAGGATTCTTTTCATTCAATGTGGAAGGTGGCCGTTGTGAAATGTGTGAAGGTGAAGGTGTTGTAACTGTCAGCATGCAATTTATGGCGGATGTTCATTTGCTGTGTGAATCATGCGGAGGAAGCCGATACCGACAAGAAGCTTTGGAAGTTCATTACCGCGACAAAAATATTTCAGACATCCTAAATATGGATATTTCATCTGCTTTGGCATTCTTCAAAGAAAATACCGACAAGTTAGAAGAGAAAATTATTCAGAAAATTCAACCGTTGGAAGACGTTGGATTGGGTTATTTGCAAATGGGACAATCCAGTAGTTCTTTAAGTGGTGGTGAAGCTCAACGCGTAAAATTGGCTTCCTTCCTCATTAAAGGTGCTCAAAAAAGTAATAAAACACTTTTCATATTTGATGAGCCTACAACTGGACTTCACTTCTTCGATATTGAAAAATTATTGATTGCTTTCAACCGATTAGTCGACGATGGGCATTCTATCATTGTTATTGAACACAATATGGATGTTATCAAAGCTGCAGACTGGATTATTGATATTGGACCAGAAGGTGGCAATAAAGGTGGAAACATCGAATTTACAGGCACACCGGAAGAACTAGTTCAAGTAAAAGGAAACTACACAGGAATTCACTTAAAGAATAAGTTGAAGTAGCATTTAGCAATCGACGAAACTTACATTTCATTCGACGAAAGCAACA from Fluviicola taffensis DSM 16823 carries:
- the uvrA gene encoding excinuclease ABC subunit UvrA, whose amino-acid sequence is MSERYIHIKGARVNNLKNLEVKIEHGKFTVITGLSGSGKSSLAFDTLYAEGQRRYIESLSSYARQFLGKLDKPETDFIKGIAPAIAIQQKVITNNPRSTVGTTTEIYDYLKILFARIGKTFSPISGNEVKKDSVTDVINYITTLENDIRLLIAAPFPSLEKYGIEKTLKLLKEQGYVRILHNHELKQLEDLKATDLKFSDNIQIVVDRVVTQEMDSDFSGRLGDSIQLAFMEGHGDCSIIHAGTMEIRTFSNRFELDNMTFVEPSPHLFTFNNPFGACKTCEGYGSIIGVDPNLVIPDPSLSVFEGAVVPWKGDVMSEYLQELIQSARKFDFPIHRPVEELTEEQLQLLWDGNKYFAGINGFFKFVESQSYKIQYRVLLSRYRGKTGCPECHGTRLREDANYVKVGGISIKELVLMPVENALNFFQTLEVDPLELKITNRILPEITQRLSFLCEVGLGYLTLNRAANTLSGGESQRINLATSLGSSLVGSMYILDEPSIGLHPRDTERLIGVLKKLRDLGNTVIVVEHEEDMMIHADEIIDIGPAAGKFGGEVVFQGKFDALKKNNTSLTTQYLTGVREIPVPKKRRIGTNKISVVGAKEHNLKNVSVDFPLNRIVAVTGVSGSGKSTLVKEILYPGIRKYLGQYGDHQGNVKRIDGDLSTIAEIELIDQNPIGKSSRSNPVTYVKAFDDIRELFSRQNAAKHNGYKPGFFSFNVEGGRCEMCEGEGVVTVSMQFMADVHLLCESCGGSRYRQEALEVHYRDKNISDILNMDISSALAFFKENTDKLEEKIIQKIQPLEDVGLGYLQMGQSSSSLSGGEAQRVKLASFLIKGAQKSNKTLFIFDEPTTGLHFFDIEKLLIAFNRLVDDGHSIIVIEHNMDVIKAADWIIDIGPEGGNKGGNIEFTGTPEELVQVKGNYTGIHLKNKLK